The DNA window CTGCGAACCATCTGCTGCGGCCCATGCCGTATCGAGGTTTTCGAATCCTTCGATCTCCGAGATCGGCACGTATGATTGTTCCGGGCTGAGATCAGGCGCAGGACACTTGATCTCCTGCCGGCCGAAAACCAGGGATGTCATTCCAGCGACAACGATGATTATGCGCGTCGTTCGTCTCATTGTGTGCTCCTGTGCGTATATCGTTCTTCTTTCATCATGATCACGGTACACTGACCGGTACTGCTGCCGTGCTCGAACGTTCGCAGAGCACCGATGCAATGCGTGTAATATGTTCACCGCCCGCGACGGCACGGAATGCTGTGCGAGCGAGATCATCATATCGCGCAGCCATGGCGGTTATGCCGGGGACCGTGTATGCATACTGGTCGCTGTCGCCTTCGCCGCCGTCGGCGATGATGCTTACATCCTCGGGGACGCGTATGCCGGCCTCCGCGTAAGCACGGAGCGCACCGGCGGCCCCGGACGCGGAATCGTATATGACGGCGGATGGCCGATGCGATGTGATAAGTTCCTTCGTTCTCACATACCCTGCAAGAAGCGCGCTGTCCCATGGCCGAATGCGGTGCGCACGGTCCATCAGATCCGGCGATATTCCGTGCTCGGAAAATATGCGGCGTATCGTGCGCTCGCGTATGCGCGTTTCCTCCGCTTCCGGCTCATTGCCGATGTATGCGATGTCTGTGTGGCCGCTGTCGATGAGATATTGTAGCGCTCTCGACGCGCTCGCTTCGTAATCGGGGCAGACGATGCGTATATTAGTAAGCCCCTCCGCATTGACTTCATTGAAGAACACGAACGGTATGCCCGCGGCATTGAACTCAGCGAGCTGCGCTATCGAGATCTGCTGTGCGGGGAGCACGAACACCGCGGCGATGCCGCTGCTTTTAGCAATGATGTCGCTGATTATCTCATAGTCGGTATCTTTCTTGAGCTCAACGGGACGCAGCGTGAATTGCGATGCGGCCATATGCACATGCTCGGTGAGCCGGAAAATGAAATGCGAAAAATAGCGCGGGTATGCGAAGAGTATCTCGCGTCCGCCGGTGCCCTGTTCAAGTGCTATCTCGCCGTCGCGCCCCGCGATGAATATGCCTTTTCCCCGCCGCCGCTCGATAAGGCCTTCTTTCTCAAGTGCAAAGAGCATACGGTTAATGGTGGAAAGTGAGACATGGTAGCGCTTGATAAGCTCGCTTATTGAGGGGAGACGGTCAT is part of the Spirochaetota bacterium genome and encodes:
- a CDS encoding substrate-binding domain-containing protein, whose translation is MYLQLKEYVLERIKSGQSNDRLPSISELIKRYHVSLSTINRMLFALEKEGLIERRRGKGIFIAGRDGEIALEQGTGGREILFAYPRYFSHFIFRLTEHVHMAASQFTLRPVELKKDTDYEIISDIIAKSSGIAAVFVLPAQQISIAQLAEFNAAGIPFVFFNEVNAEGLTNIRIVCPDYEASASRALQYLIDSGHTDIAYIGNEPEAEETRIRERTIRRIFSEHGISPDLMDRAHRIRPWDSALLAGYVRTKELITSHRPSAVIYDSASGAAGALRAYAEAGIRVPEDVSIIADGGEGDSDQYAYTVPGITAMAARYDDLARTAFRAVAGGEHITRIASVLCERSSTAAVPVSVP